The Eubalaena glacialis isolate mEubGla1 chromosome 5, mEubGla1.1.hap2.+ XY, whole genome shotgun sequence genomic sequence tatttgttgtttttatcaGAAAAGTGCAAGTGGCAGTAACTGTCACTACTCGCTTTATTTAAACTTCATGAAAATTATTTCACTGTTTCTTCTTTAACTCTTTTTTTGTAGCTAGGtggaatataagaaaataaataaaaatgtaagtgtTTCTGTGCCTTCACtttgtagaaaaataaagaagagaaaagaatgacGTAAAATTCTCAACTGTTAAAACTTTTTCCCAGCCATTTCTGTTTCTTAGAAAAGTTGTGGTATTTTTACTGTTTTGGTGTAGTTGTTATGTGATCAAATAATTCAGCATAAGGAAAACTGGTTCTATAATATAAGGTCACAGGGGTGTGGAGATCCCTAAATAATGCTTTGAAGAGTACActggtatatattatttttagtattaatTTTAGGTGAAAATTGATTGCttaatgaaaacataaattaCTCATGTTTTCTTATCCCTTACTTTTTTTAACAAGTGGTAAATGAGAATGTCAGCCTCGTGATCTCTCGCCAGTTGCTGACTGATTTTTGCACACATCTCCCTAACCTACCTGATAGCACAGCCAAAGAAATCTATCATTTCACCTTGGAAAAGATCCAGCCTAGAGTCATTTCATTTGAGGAGCAGGTAAAAACCTAGAgcagtggtttttgttttgtttttaggacTCTGTTtattatgtgtttcttttttttttaattgagatataattgatgtacaatattattataagttgcaggtgtacaacatagtcattcacgatttttaaaggttatattccatttatacttattataaaatattggctattagAGTGGTGATTTTTAAACTTAAGATAGCAGCAATTATTTTGAGAGatactattaaatttttaaaggagATAATCATTCAACTTCATTTTTACAAAACAGTGTGCCAAACAGCATTTTACAATGTAAGATCAAATAAATATTATGATGTTTTAAGTCTAGCTGACATTTGCTCATATACTATAATTTGGTTTTATGAACCAAATATTACtctttagataattttttttttaattttatgtatttatttatttattttatttttggctgcgttgggtcttcgttgctgcgcacgggctttctctagttgcggcgagcgggggctactcttggttgcggtgcgcgggcttctcactgcggtggcttctcttgttgcggagcacgggctctaggcgcgtgggcccagttgtggcacatgggctctagagtgcaggcacagtagttgtggcgcacaggcttagttgctccgcggcatgtgggatcttcccggaccagggctcaaacctgtgtcccccgcattggcaggcggattcttaaccactgtgccaccagggaagtccctagataatttttaaaaatcagtaaaattgtTGATTAGGCTGAGAAAGTAGGAGAACTCCAGCATTATATATGCAGTGACACAAAAGCAAAACTTAATATTTAAACTAAATTATTGCCATAATCCACATTGCAGAAATGTGTTAGTTCACTCTTTTGATATTCTGTGAAtgcaaaattcattaaaaatttggGTAGTCTAGGTGAACTTTTACTATTTACTTGCCTGCATAATATGTTGAATGAGAGCATTGTCACAATAGATtatcatctatttattttaacTGTTTACTAATATCAGTGGAAATAATTTAACATGTATACCTCCTATTCCAGGTTGCTTCCATAAGACAGCATCTTGCATCcatatatgaaaaagaagaagattgGAGAAATGCAGCCCAAGTGTTGGTGGGAATTCCTTTGGAAACAGGACAAAAGTATAGTAAATAGTGGATATAAAACATGTATAATTGTTCACTTACTTTTTTCTTACATTCTGGTAAAGGAAACAGATAATGaacaatttaataaataaataagtaaaatttgtaCTATTTTAgaaggtgataagtgctatggggAAAAGGGGCAAAGTGGGGGACAGGATGTATTATTAAATAGGGTGATTAGAGTGGTAGGGTGGTCCTGATATCACCTTTTCAAACACTTGAAGGAGGTAACAGAGTAGCTATGAGCTGCCTGAGGGAAGAGTATCAGTAGATCCTCTTAGGATGGCTAGTGCAAAGGCTCTAAGACTGGAACATGCTTGGAGTGTTTTAAGAAGAGCAGGGAGACCACTGTGGGTGGAGTGAGCAAAGGGGAGTGTGATAGAGGGTGAGATCAGAGAGTACTGGGTACCAGATTACATGGGGTCTTGTAAGCCATTGTAAGGCCTTTGGCTTTTTTTCTAAGTAAAACAATGGGGAGCCATTGGAGGATTTTGTACAGAGGACTGGCATGATCTGATCATGTTAGATCATTCTAACTACTGGGTTGAGAATAAACTGTAGGCATGCAATGATAGAAGTAGGGACATTAGTTAAGAGGCTTATGAGCTACTGCAGGTGAGATGGAGATTGTGAGAAATGTTGGACCCTGGATGTGTTTTTAAGGTAAAGCTAGGGCTTTCTCGACAACTTGGATATGGAGTACAAGAAAAAGAGCCAAGATAAGTCCTGAGTTTTGGTCTgaataactggaaaaataaagttgccatCTACTGAGTGGTAAAGAATAGTTTTGAGGAAAGATCAAGAGTTCTGTTTTGGACATGTGATAACCAAGTGGAAATATCCAGTAGGGAGTTGAATATATTAGTCTGGAGTTGAGGAGAGAGGTCTGGACTAGAGATGTACATTTTGGAGTCAttgatatataaatggaatttaaagcCTTTAGATTGGACGAGATCTCCAAGGGAGGGCATATAGGTAGAGAAGAGCACTGAGTACTGAGCGGTCTGACATTAAGAGgtcaggggcaggaggaagatACAGCAAGTGAGGATTGTCCATTGAGGTAAGAGGAAAACCAGAAGAATGTGGAGTGTGATATCTCAGAAGTCAAATGAGGAAAATGTATTAAGGAGGAGCAAGTGATCAACATGGTGTTGATGGTCAAGTAAGATGAAGAGTTGAAGGTGAACCGTAAAAGGTAGTAACGTggaggtcattggtgaccttgacaGAAGCTGTTTTGCTGAAATGGTGAGAGTGAAAGCCTGATTGGAGCTGTTTAAAAGAGAATGGGAAGAGAAGAATTGGAGATGGTGAGCATGGGCAGCTCTTTGGGGAAGTTTTCATAAAAGGGAGCAGAGAAGTAGGGTAGAAGATGACAGCAGAGGTTAGGttgagattattttttcttttacgaTTCAGTGGAAAGCAAAAATTTGACAAAGGGGAGTAGTGGAGAGGATTCTTGCAGGAGTAGACTAGAGGGGAAGGAATCCAGTGGAGGGGTAGGCTTCAGATAGGAGCATGGGCAGTTCATTTGTGGCAGAGTTTCTCAGCCTGGGCACTCTTGGCATTTTAGATTGGATAATTCTTTGTCGTGGAGGCTGTCCTGTGTATTgcagatgtttagcagcatcagcggcctctactcactagatgccagtgacACCGCTATACctagttgtgacaatcaaaaatgtctgtaGACATTGTAGATTGTTCCCTGGTGGGCAGAATAGTCCCAGTGATCTATGGTAACAGCCAGGAACACAGAGTATATGGGTGCAGATATTAGTAATGTGGTGATGGAGTTTGTGCAAGTACTCTTTTCTTTGATTGTTTCAATACTCTTAGTGAAGTTGGAATCAGAGTCATCAGCTGAAGTGTGGATGGGGGTGAGAATTGTGAGGTTGAGGAGATATaagaatatcaaaaaaaattctttgggaGAGTGGGACAGTGAATGGACTAGAAATGTACAGTGTACAGCATTAAGGCTCATTTAAAGGTCGTAGTCACTAAAATGAGATCAGTCAGATTGGTTGGGTGTTTTTCTTCATCAGAGTTCGGCTACGTGGTTGCAGGAAAGGAGTAGATGAACTATTACGTTTAACCAGCATTATGATTTTGCCCAACAAGTATGACAGCATGAGAGGGGCAAGGGAGATGAGTACACGTGCAATTCAGTGATGGAAATGATTGACCATAGGAATTAAGGCAGGTAAGGAGGAAGTGAGGCCTTTAAGGGGGAAAATACAGTAACAGTGTAGTAGGATCAGTGGTTTGGAGTCACAATGGGTTCAATGGATTGTTAGGTTTGAGATACTAGAGAAAATGAGAtggaaaaacaattagaaaaaattaaGATGATAGTTTGTAACTCTTATCCAACCAGTCTTACCtttgatatgtatttttaaaaatatttatagatcttTGTGAAACATTCCTCCAAAATATATTGTATAGAAGGATGAAAGGTGTGAAACTCTTGGTTGTATTATTAAACACACTTCCTCTTTCAGTTGGCAAGTATAAAAATACCAACTgaatgacaaaaaatattttcagttacttCTCTACTCTTTTACCAGGTGAATAAGggattctttttttgtctttattaataTTTGTGATCATAAGTCAAACACTACTTTAGGCATCTTGCCTTTTGTGCAATGAAATTGTTAGACAGTGATGCCCCTTGAAAAAGCAACCAGTATGTGAAAAAGCCTTCATTCATacatagatgttgaattttgttttctaaggCCTCTTGTTAATTTGGGTTTTTTCTTGGATAGTTTGAAAAGGCTGGAGGCTTTCTTAATGCTTTGGTCTTATTCTGTCTGTAACAGTTTCTCCCTAGCACAGAGcaaatgatttattttcattggtagttgatgtaaatataaaatagatattgtTCTTTGCAGTGGTGGTAATTATCATTTTGAGAGTACTATAACATATCTGTGAGGATACCAAGAACTGAAAATTCAGTGGTTTTCTAAACAAGTTAAAGTGATGTGGGTAAATTATTGAGagcctgtttctttaaaaaatgattcattCTGATTATGAAAGTAATAAACATAATAGATATCTTggcataaaatatgaaaatgcaaaaaatatggTGCTGTTTATAGCAGTTTATGTAAATATGAATTGTGAAtggaaataatataataaaaaataatatatgacttatgaaaaattttgaattgatataaaaatttttGAGGAATTAATTTCAAAGCTGGGCCAAGTCAGTTGTAAACTCTGTTCTTGCCAAATGGTGGCTCCACTTTTGCTGGTaaatagaattaatttttctGTGAGGATTAATCTTGAATTATGTGAGTTTTGAATTATGTTGGGTCTTCAGTTATGCATTTCTTGCATAAAATGTGACTAttgggataaagaagaaaaatgaaaaccaccTGTATTCTCAGAGATAATTTCTATTACTATCTTGATATACATTTATAGAAATACATTTGAATGGTGTTTTATGTACTGTTTTATCcaattttttcacttagcaaatcTTATGACTATTATCAGaagtaattattataataactGTGTAGCATCTACCATCTTTATGTACCACAACTTAATTGATTACCACAAATACGATTAtgggtgatttccattttttttttttattatggataTTTATGAATAACTTTACAAATGAATATtctgtacatatatgtgtatgtacaaccatgatttttttttaaggatttattttttagagGTAAAATACAGTAGGTAAAGAGGATGTGCATTTTTAAAGGATTCAAAGGATGGTTGGAGAGcatactgccaaattgttttccaggaTGGTTGTACATGTTCATAATTCCCCTGGTAGTATATGATATGTCCCTgaactgagcttttttttttttttttaagatctttgaTTTGTGAGACTACCTGAGGATTAGAAGAagctaaaataaaacatgaacaatgataaaaataataaaaattcaataaatcttATTCTGGAAATATGTTTTAGCTTGTCTATGTAATATACTGCAGTAAAAAGTATGATTCCCTTATATTAACAGAATatatataaggaaaaaataacgTATTTCCTACCACTCCCAAAATTTTCTTGATGAAATATTTAGTCATTCTGTGTCTTTCTGTTATACCCTAGACAGTACAATGTAGATTATAAACTGGAGACATACCTGAAGATTGCTAGGCTATATCTGGAGGATGATGATCCAGTCCAGGCAGAGGCTTACATAAATCGGGCATCATTGCTTCAGAATGAATCAACCAATGAACAGTTACAGATACATTATAAGGTAACAGATGAGCTaatttggaaaattaattttgtattagAGAATCCTTCAGTAATAAGGTGCTCCAGAATATCTGATAAATGCTGTTATATAATagaaattttcttttgctttttatttttctccctaattGAAACATTTTCCCTCTTATAGGTATGCTATGCACGTGTTCTTGATTATAGAAGAAAATTCATTGAAGCTGCACAAAGGTACAATGAGCTCTCTTACAAGACAATAGTGCACGAAAGTGAAAGACTAGAGGCCTTAAAACATGCTCTGCACTGTACCATCTTAGCATCAGCAGGTAAACACGTCATTTACGCTTTAATGAACAGTAAGTTATCTTTGCTTAATAATTTCAGGTTCATTACTATTTGAGGATTTAGCAAGGAGCTATTCTTTAAGAAGATGtcttattaataaaattatgataaattTAAACAGTTAAAAACAGCACATTGCTAacttaagacattttaaaatatgcatttatcaGCCTATCACCCACAGGTATTAGGAATAGTTAAGAGATAATCTGAAGTTTAGTTCTCCTAAAATGTCACTGAAAAAATGGATATTAAATTAAGTGAGAATTAgacaaagggaaatgaaaattaaagtctAGAAATGAGTGCTGTGATAATGTActgctttgggttttttgttttcttttttatcttcaaGCCTCAGTTTTAGACCTGGTGCTTATCTTTTTCttccataaatataaataataaactattctgtattcttttttacTAAACTGTAACATGTAAATCATTCAACTTATAAAGCAGGAAAGGGCATCGAGAGGAAATGCTGATAATTCTAAGCCATGGCTTTTCTAAATCATTTTAGAATGTCTATTTTTGAACTGTGTTTAGTTGAGAGCCTAATGACATGTTCAGACTACACATTTCATTCTCTTTGAAGCagtcatcttatttattttatttttgttactgaaAAGGCAGTACATAAAATGGACTGCTTTGTACTCTGAAGAACTATTActgattcttttatttccttccataTAAAAGTGTGTATCCTCTTTTTTATACACAAATGATAGCATGATAGATACACTTttgcaactttctttttttatgtggaTATTCATTACA encodes the following:
- the COPS4 gene encoding COP9 signalosome complex subunit 4 isoform X2 gives rise to the protein MAAAVRQDLAQLMNSSGSHKDLAGKYRQILEKAIQLSGAEQLEALKAFVEAMVNENVSLVISRQLLTDFCTHLPNLPDSTAKEIYHFTLEKIQPRVISFEEQVASIRQHLASIYEKEEDWRNAAQVLVGIPLETGQKQYNVDYKLETYLKIARLYLEDDDPVQAEAYINRASLLQNESTNEQLQIHYKVCYARVLDYRRKFIEAAQRYNELSYKTIVHESERLEALKHALHCTILASAGQQRSRMLATLFKDERCQQLAAYGILEKMYLDRIIRGNQLQEFAAMLMPHQKATTADGSSILDRAVIEHNLLSASKLYNNITFEELGALLEIPAAKHEKPCQHGTNRSNRFVSK